One genomic region from Yersinia canariae encodes:
- the phnL gene encoding phosphonate C-P lyase system protein PhnL, protein MTPLQLRVENLSKTFVLHHQHGIRLPVLHQTSLEVGSGECVVLHGHSGSGKSTLLRSLYANYLPDSGHIWVKHQGEWLDMVSAEARQIMAVRRHTVGWVSQFLRVIPRISALNVVMQPLLELGVDKSLCQQRAQDLLTRLNVPPRLWDLAPSTFSGGEQQRVNIARGFIVDYPILLLDEPTASLDSTNSAAVVSLIDEAKQRGAAIVGIFHDESVRNHVSDRLLVMTPPPSHISTETPS, encoded by the coding sequence ATGACCCCACTACAGCTTAGAGTTGAAAATCTCAGTAAAACCTTTGTGTTACACCACCAGCACGGTATTCGCCTGCCCGTGTTGCATCAAACCTCACTGGAAGTCGGCAGCGGAGAATGTGTGGTGCTACATGGCCATTCCGGCAGCGGAAAATCCACATTGCTGCGCTCCTTATATGCCAATTACTTACCCGATAGCGGCCATATCTGGGTGAAGCATCAGGGAGAATGGCTGGATATGGTGAGCGCCGAAGCCCGGCAAATTATGGCGGTCCGCCGCCATACGGTGGGTTGGGTCAGTCAATTTTTGCGAGTGATCCCGCGGATCAGTGCATTAAATGTGGTCATGCAGCCCTTGCTGGAGTTGGGTGTTGACAAAAGCCTGTGCCAGCAGCGCGCGCAAGATTTGTTGACGCGGCTTAATGTGCCGCCACGACTATGGGATCTGGCTCCCTCCACTTTTTCCGGCGGCGAACAACAGCGGGTAAATATTGCGCGCGGTTTTATTGTGGATTACCCCATTTTGTTGCTGGATGAGCCAACAGCATCCCTCGATAGCACCAACAGCGCAGCCGTCGTCAGTCTGATTGATGAAGCTAAACAGCGGGGAGCCGCTATTGTCGGCATTTTTCATGATGAAAGTGTGCGTAACCATGTCAGTGACCGTTTACTGGTCATGACACCGCCGCCCTCTCATATCAGCACGGAAACTCCATCATGA
- the phnK gene encoding phosphonate C-P lyase system protein PhnK yields MIAEQIISQPIAPHPLLSVENLTHLYAPGKGFSNVSFQLYPGEVLGIVGESGSGKTTLLKSISARLAPQHGQIFYRPETQQAVDLYQMAESQRRRLLRTEWGVVHQHPLDGLRPQVSAGGNIGERLMAIGQRHYGEIRQQAGRWLEDVEIPLSRLDDMPTTFSGGMQQRLQIARNLVTHPRLVFMDEPTGGLDVSVQARLLDLLRNLVVEMQLAVVIVTHDLGVARLLANRLLVMKEGQVIESGLTDRVLDDPHHPYTQLLVSSVLQN; encoded by the coding sequence ATGATTGCTGAACAGATTATTTCACAACCTATTGCCCCCCATCCGCTGCTGTCGGTGGAGAATCTCACTCATTTGTATGCACCGGGTAAAGGATTCAGCAATGTCTCTTTCCAGTTGTATCCCGGTGAAGTTCTGGGAATTGTCGGCGAATCTGGCTCGGGAAAAACCACCTTATTGAAATCCATTTCAGCGCGTCTTGCACCGCAACATGGGCAGATTTTTTATCGCCCGGAGACGCAACAAGCGGTTGATTTATATCAGATGGCGGAAAGCCAACGCCGCCGTTTATTGCGCACCGAATGGGGGGTAGTTCATCAACATCCACTGGATGGGCTGCGGCCACAAGTCTCAGCAGGCGGCAATATTGGCGAGCGGTTAATGGCTATCGGCCAGCGCCATTATGGTGAAATCCGCCAACAAGCGGGCCGCTGGCTGGAAGATGTCGAGATTCCATTGTCCCGCCTGGATGATATGCCAACTACTTTCTCAGGTGGCATGCAGCAGCGATTGCAAATTGCCCGCAATCTGGTGACCCATCCGAGACTGGTGTTTATGGACGAACCGACCGGTGGTCTGGACGTGTCGGTGCAAGCACGGTTATTGGATTTACTGCGTAATTTGGTGGTGGAAATGCAATTGGCGGTGGTGATTGTCACCCATGACCTCGGGGTTGCCCGCTTATTGGCTAACCGCCTGTTGGTGATGAAAGAGGGCCAGGTTATTGAAAGCGGCCTGACTGACAGGGTACTGGACGACCCTCATCACCCTTATACCCAGCTACTGGTTTCATCAGTATTACAAAACTGA
- a CDS encoding alpha-D-ribose 1-methylphosphonate 5-phosphate C-P-lyase PhnJ yields the protein MTEVLAGYNLGYLDEQTKRTLRRALLKAVAIPGYQVPFGGREMPMPYGWGTGGIQLTACLIGRYDVLKVIDQGADDTTNAVSIRRFFQRVSGVATTEKTTDATLIQTRHRIPEIPLTEDQILIYQVPIPEPLRFIEPRETETRKMHALEEYGVMQVKLYEDIARYGHIATTYAYPVKVNDRYVMDPSPIPKFDNPKMHMMPALQLFGAGREKRLYALPPFTKVESLDFDDHPFTVQQWDEPCALCGSRHSYLDEVVMDDKGSRMFVCSDTDFCQQQLSQAVAQEVNIQ from the coding sequence ATGACTGAAGTTCTCGCGGGTTACAATCTGGGTTATCTGGACGAGCAAACCAAAAGAACCTTGCGCCGCGCACTCCTGAAAGCCGTGGCTATTCCCGGTTATCAGGTGCCATTCGGTGGCCGTGAGATGCCCATGCCGTATGGCTGGGGCACCGGTGGAATCCAGCTAACCGCTTGTTTGATTGGCCGCTACGATGTGCTGAAAGTAATAGATCAAGGGGCCGATGACACCACCAATGCGGTCTCGATCCGCCGCTTCTTCCAGCGGGTCAGTGGCGTTGCCACCACGGAAAAAACCACTGACGCCACATTAATCCAGACCCGGCATCGCATCCCGGAAATACCGCTGACTGAAGATCAGATCCTTATCTATCAAGTACCTATCCCTGAGCCACTGCGCTTTATTGAGCCGCGCGAAACGGAAACCCGCAAAATGCATGCATTAGAGGAATACGGCGTGATGCAGGTGAAGCTGTATGAAGATATTGCCCGCTACGGCCATATCGCCACCACCTATGCCTATCCGGTCAAAGTGAATGACCGTTACGTGATGGACCCTTCGCCAATCCCGAAATTTGATAATCCCAAAATGCACATGATGCCCGCACTGCAACTGTTCGGCGCTGGCCGCGAAAAACGCCTCTATGCCCTGCCACCTTTTACCAAGGTGGAAAGTCTGGATTTCGACGATCACCCGTTTACCGTGCAGCAATGGGATGAGCCTTGCGCCCTGTGCGGCTCGCGCCACAGTTATCTCGATGAGGTGGTGATGGACGATAAAGGCAGCCGAATGTTTGTGTGCTCAGACACTGATTTCTGCCAGCAGCAACTGTCTCAAGCCGTCGCACAAGAGGTCAATATTCAATGA
- a CDS encoding carbon-phosphorus lyase complex subunit PhnI — MYVAVKGGEKAIAAAHKLLEHQRRGDTQIPAVDCEQIEQQLGLAVDRVMTEGGIYDRELAALAIKQASGDLVEAIFLLRAYRTTLPRLAVSQPLATNNMRLERRISAIYKDLPGGQVLGPTYDYTHRLLDFTLLAEGEVPQALNDSRALPDDPLRNHCAHVFDLLAQEQLAPVEQDDDTQPEDITRNPPVYPCNRSARLQQLVRGDEGFLLALGYSTQRGYGRTHPFAAEIRTGYLTISIEPEELGFAIDIGEILLTECEMVNGFVSPESEPPHFTRGYGLVFGRGERKAMSMALMDRALQSREYDENVTSPAQDEEFVLSHADNVEAAGFVSHLKLPHYVDFQAELELLKRLRREHLSSQPLASQGQEPRHD; from the coding sequence ATGTACGTTGCAGTCAAAGGGGGCGAAAAAGCCATTGCGGCAGCTCATAAATTGCTGGAACACCAGCGCCGTGGTGATACACAGATCCCAGCGGTCGATTGCGAGCAAATTGAGCAACAGTTGGGTTTGGCCGTTGATCGGGTAATGACCGAGGGCGGTATTTATGATCGCGAGCTGGCGGCATTGGCCATCAAACAAGCCAGCGGTGATCTGGTGGAAGCGATTTTCCTGCTGCGCGCCTACCGCACCACCTTACCGCGTCTGGCGGTCAGCCAACCATTGGCAACTAACAATATGCGGCTGGAGCGGCGTATTTCCGCTATTTATAAAGACTTGCCCGGTGGACAAGTGCTTGGCCCCACTTACGATTACACCCATCGATTGCTGGATTTTACACTGCTGGCCGAAGGTGAAGTGCCACAAGCCCTCAATGACAGCAGAGCATTACCAGATGACCCATTGCGTAATCATTGCGCCCATGTATTTGATTTATTAGCTCAAGAGCAATTAGCCCCTGTTGAGCAAGATGATGACACCCAGCCGGAAGATATCACCCGAAATCCGCCGGTTTACCCCTGTAATCGCTCAGCACGGCTGCAACAACTGGTGCGCGGGGATGAAGGCTTTTTGCTGGCACTGGGTTATTCCACCCAGCGCGGTTATGGCCGCACTCACCCATTCGCCGCAGAGATCCGTACCGGCTACCTGACTATTTCTATAGAGCCGGAAGAGTTGGGATTTGCTATCGACATCGGCGAGATACTACTGACCGAATGCGAAATGGTGAATGGTTTTGTCAGCCCAGAGTCAGAACCGCCGCACTTTACCCGAGGTTATGGTCTGGTGTTTGGTCGTGGAGAGCGCAAAGCCATGTCGATGGCCCTGATGGATCGCGCCCTGCAAAGCCGGGAATATGACGAAAATGTCACCAGCCCAGCGCAAGATGAAGAATTTGTACTTTCCCATGCCGATAACGTCGAAGCCGCTGGTTTTGTCTCTCATCTTAAATTGCCACACTACGTGGATTTTCAGGCCGAACTAGAGTTACTAAAACGCCTACGTCGTGAGCACTTATCTTCTCAGCCACTCGCTTCACAAGGACAGGAGCCGCGCCATGACTGA
- the phnH gene encoding phosphonate C-P lyase system protein PhnH, giving the protein MSLFAHFDRPVDDAQHAFRRILKALSEPGVLVSLPHASGWLPLNPATTSILLTLVDQETPLYLDEEFNSDALQQNVRFHTGAPLTANISASCFALLGHEITAQQLANCPEGNELSPEHSTTVIIQADNLHRGVPLRLRGPGIEHHRTIAPQLPAAVLNYLLSRPAVFPAGLDFLLTCGENLMAIPRTTHVEVC; this is encoded by the coding sequence ATGAGTTTATTCGCCCACTTCGACCGGCCGGTTGATGATGCGCAGCACGCTTTTCGCCGTATTCTCAAGGCGTTAAGCGAGCCCGGCGTATTAGTGTCACTCCCCCACGCCAGCGGCTGGTTGCCACTGAATCCCGCAACAACCAGCATTCTGTTAACTCTGGTAGACCAGGAAACACCGCTCTATTTGGATGAAGAGTTCAACAGCGACGCACTACAACAGAATGTGCGCTTTCATACCGGAGCCCCCCTGACAGCAAACATCAGTGCATCCTGTTTTGCCTTATTGGGCCATGAGATTACAGCGCAACAACTGGCTAACTGCCCTGAGGGCAACGAACTGTCACCGGAACACTCCACTACGGTCATTATTCAGGCCGATAATCTGCATCGGGGTGTGCCTTTACGCCTGCGCGGGCCGGGAATTGAGCACCACCGCACAATCGCGCCGCAACTGCCGGCCGCCGTGTTGAACTATCTGCTTAGCCGCCCAGCGGTCTTCCCTGCGGGTCTAGATTTCCTGTTGACCTGCGGCGAGAACCTGATGGCTATCCCACGAACCACCCATGTGGAGGTGTGCTGA
- the phnG gene encoding phosphonate C-P lyase system protein PhnG, which produces MESTTTARQGWMSVLAHSQPADLLAHWQPLNLSPRYQVIRAPEIGLNQLQARMGGTGRRFILGDMTITRAVIKLNDSADTYGYSYIAGRNKPHAELCALLDALLQLSTVSRNPATTPGTPAGLNELLLNTVIHPLAAIQQERRELRARAIATSKVDFFTLVRGED; this is translated from the coding sequence ATGGAAAGTACGACTACCGCCCGGCAAGGTTGGATGTCGGTGTTGGCCCACAGCCAACCGGCTGACTTGCTTGCTCACTGGCAGCCCTTGAATCTGTCACCGCGCTATCAGGTCATTCGCGCCCCCGAGATTGGCTTAAACCAATTGCAGGCGCGAATGGGAGGCACTGGCCGCCGGTTTATTCTTGGCGATATGACTATCACTCGCGCAGTTATCAAACTCAATGACAGTGCGGATACCTACGGCTACAGCTACATTGCCGGGCGCAATAAACCCCATGCAGAGCTTTGCGCCCTACTGGATGCCTTGCTGCAACTGTCTACTGTCAGCCGAAATCCAGCGACCACCCCCGGTACACCCGCGGGACTAAACGAATTACTGCTCAACACCGTCATTCACCCACTGGCAGCGATTCAGCAGGAACGGCGGGAATTACGTGCCCGAGCTATCGCAACCAGTAAAGTTGATTTCTTCACATTAGTGCGGGGAGAGGATTAA
- the phnF gene encoding phosphonate metabolism transcriptional regulator PhnF, producing MHLSRPPTSYPTRYQQIAAQLEQELRGAYRCGDYLPSEQQLAERYQVNRHTLRRAVDELVERGWLQRRQGIGILVLMRPYDYPLHANARFSQNLLDQGSDPTSERLLAVLRPCIEHVAKALSVDEGTSVIHLRTLRRVNGVPVCVIDHYLPDLNWWPALQQFNSGSLHQFISQQLQQPLSRSQTRISARRAQAKESRLLEIATHAPLLCVRTLNIRVDSQQVAEYSVSLTRADMIELTMEH from the coding sequence ATGCACTTATCTAGACCACCGACCAGTTATCCCACCCGCTATCAACAAATTGCGGCTCAGTTAGAGCAGGAATTGCGCGGCGCTTATCGCTGCGGGGATTATCTGCCCTCCGAACAACAACTGGCTGAGCGCTATCAGGTGAACCGCCATACCTTGCGCCGAGCCGTCGACGAGCTGGTCGAGCGCGGCTGGCTGCAACGCCGGCAAGGTATCGGCATTCTGGTATTAATGCGCCCTTATGACTATCCGCTGCATGCCAATGCACGCTTTAGCCAGAACTTATTGGATCAGGGCAGTGACCCCACCAGTGAGCGCTTACTTGCAGTCTTACGCCCCTGTATCGAGCATGTCGCCAAAGCGCTATCAGTGGATGAAGGGACGAGCGTAATCCATTTGAGAACCTTGCGGCGAGTCAACGGTGTACCTGTCTGCGTTATCGATCACTACCTGCCGGACCTCAATTGGTGGCCCGCGCTACAACAGTTTAATTCCGGCTCACTGCATCAATTCATCTCACAACAACTGCAACAGCCGTTAAGTCGTAGCCAAACGCGTATCAGTGCGCGCCGAGCCCAGGCAAAAGAGAGCCGCTTACTGGAAATTGCCACCCATGCCCCACTGCTCTGCGTGCGGACCTTAAATATCCGTGTTGATAGCCAGCAGGTGGCGGAGTACTCCGTCAGCCTGACTCGGGCCGACATGATTGAACTGACCATGGAGCACTAA
- the nrdG gene encoding anaerobic ribonucleoside-triphosphate reductase-activating protein, whose protein sequence is MNYHQYYPVDVINGPGTRCTLFVSGCVHECVGCYNKSTWRLNSGKPFTQEMEDRIIADLNDLRIHRQGLSLSGGDPLHPQNLSAILQLVKRIRHECDDKDIWVWTGYTLAELTDEQQQVVDLINVLVDGKFVQDLKDPSLIWRGSGNQVIHHLR, encoded by the coding sequence ATGAATTACCATCAATACTACCCGGTCGACGTCATCAACGGCCCCGGCACCCGCTGCACGCTGTTTGTCTCCGGCTGCGTACACGAATGTGTGGGTTGTTATAACAAAAGTACCTGGCGACTGAATTCGGGTAAGCCGTTTACCCAAGAAATGGAAGACAGGATTATTGCGGATCTGAATGATCTCCGTATCCATCGACAAGGGCTATCCCTCTCCGGCGGCGATCCGCTACATCCGCAAAATCTGTCTGCGATTTTGCAATTGGTAAAACGCATACGCCATGAGTGCGACGACAAAGATATTTGGGTCTGGACCGGCTATACGCTGGCTGAACTGACGGACGAACAACAGCAAGTGGTTGATTTAATCAACGTGCTGGTCGATGGCAAATTCGTGCAAGACCTAAAAGATCCCTCGCTTATCTGGCGTGGCAGCGGTAATCAGGTTATCCATCACCTGCGTTAA
- the nrdD gene encoding anaerobic ribonucleoside-triphosphate reductase, which yields MKTVVIKRDGCQVPFDEVRIKEAVERAALAVGVVDADYCATVARVVAQTMENQPKVDIRDIQTAVENQLMAGQYKQLARAYIEYRHDRDISRELRGRLNQEIRGLVEQSNKALLNENANKDSKVIPTQRDLLAGIVAKHYAKQHILPRDVVLAHERGEIHYHDLDYAPFFPMFNCMLIDLDGMLTQGFKMGNAEIEPPKSISTATAVTAQIIAQVASHIYGGTTINRIDEILAPFVTESFNKHKAVAEEWQISDAADYAMSRTEKECYDAFQSLEYEVNTLHTANGQTPFVTFGFGLGTSWQSRMIQQAILRNRIAGLGKNRKTAVFPKLVFAIRDGLNHKFGDANYDIKQLALECATKRMYPDILNYDQVVKVTGSFKTPMGCRSFLGVYEEDGQQIHDGRNNLGVISLNLPRVALEAQGNEEKFWQLLDERLLLAKKALMTRIARLEGIKARVAPILYMEGACGVRLQADDNISEIFKNGRASISLGFIGIHETVNALFGNQAHVFDDEKLREKGVAIVEHMRQATDSWKDETGYAFSLYSTPSENLCDRFCRLDTAEFGVVEGVTDKGYYTNSFHLDVEKKVNPYDKLDFEAPYPPLANGGFICYGEYPNLQHNLRALEDVWDYSYSRVPYYGTNTPIDECYECGFTGEFSCTSKGFTCPKCGNHEPSKVSVTRRVCGYLGSPDARPFNAGKQEEVKRRVKHLANGQLG from the coding sequence GTGAAAACAGTAGTGATTAAACGGGACGGTTGTCAGGTACCTTTTGATGAGGTACGAATCAAGGAAGCTGTCGAGCGCGCAGCGCTGGCGGTTGGCGTTGTAGACGCAGATTATTGTGCAACTGTTGCCCGAGTGGTCGCTCAGACGATGGAGAACCAGCCGAAAGTTGATATCCGCGACATCCAAACTGCGGTAGAAAACCAACTGATGGCCGGTCAATACAAGCAGCTCGCCCGAGCTTATATCGAGTATCGCCATGACAGGGATATTTCACGGGAGTTGCGTGGTCGCCTGAATCAGGAAATCCGGGGTTTGGTAGAGCAAAGTAACAAAGCGCTACTGAATGAAAACGCCAATAAAGACAGCAAAGTTATTCCGACTCAGCGCGATCTGCTGGCCGGGATTGTGGCTAAACACTACGCCAAACAACATATTCTGCCACGGGACGTGGTTTTGGCTCATGAGCGCGGTGAGATTCACTACCATGATCTGGATTACGCGCCGTTTTTCCCGATGTTCAACTGCATGCTCATCGACCTTGATGGCATGTTGACCCAAGGTTTTAAAATGGGTAATGCGGAAATCGAGCCGCCAAAATCCATTTCTACCGCCACCGCCGTCACCGCACAGATTATCGCGCAGGTCGCCAGCCATATTTATGGCGGCACAACCATTAACCGCATTGATGAAATTCTGGCCCCATTTGTCACCGAAAGTTTTAACAAACATAAGGCCGTGGCCGAAGAGTGGCAGATTTCTGATGCCGCCGATTATGCCATGTCGCGTACCGAAAAAGAGTGTTACGACGCGTTCCAATCACTGGAATATGAAGTCAACACCCTGCATACCGCTAATGGTCAGACCCCATTTGTTACTTTCGGTTTCGGGCTGGGCACTAGCTGGCAATCGCGCATGATTCAGCAAGCTATTCTGCGCAACCGCATTGCTGGCTTGGGTAAAAACCGCAAAACTGCGGTGTTCCCGAAACTGGTTTTTGCTATCCGTGATGGTCTGAATCATAAATTTGGCGATGCCAATTATGATATTAAACAGCTGGCACTGGAGTGCGCAACAAAGCGCATGTATCCCGACATTCTTAATTATGATCAAGTGGTTAAAGTCACTGGTTCCTTTAAAACCCCAATGGGCTGCCGCAGTTTCCTCGGTGTCTATGAGGAAGATGGCCAGCAGATCCACGATGGCCGCAACAATCTGGGGGTTATCAGCCTCAACCTGCCGCGCGTCGCCCTGGAAGCCCAAGGCAATGAAGAGAAATTCTGGCAATTACTGGATGAGCGCTTGCTGTTAGCCAAGAAAGCCTTGATGACCCGTATTGCGCGCCTGGAGGGAATCAAAGCCCGCGTGGCACCTATCTTGTATATGGAAGGTGCTTGTGGTGTGCGCTTGCAAGCGGATGACAATATCTCTGAGATCTTTAAAAATGGCCGCGCCTCCATCTCACTGGGCTTTATTGGTATCCATGAAACGGTTAATGCCCTGTTTGGCAATCAAGCCCATGTCTTTGATGACGAAAAATTACGTGAAAAAGGCGTGGCTATCGTCGAACACATGAGACAAGCAACAGATAGCTGGAAAGATGAAACCGGCTACGCCTTTAGCTTGTACAGCACCCCAAGTGAGAACCTGTGCGACCGCTTCTGCCGCCTTGATACCGCTGAATTTGGTGTAGTAGAAGGCGTCACTGACAAAGGCTATTACACCAACAGCTTCCATCTTGATGTCGAAAAGAAAGTTAATCCATACGACAAACTGGATTTCGAAGCACCTTACCCTCCATTGGCGAATGGTGGTTTTATCTGTTACGGCGAATACCCGAACTTACAGCACAACCTCAGGGCGCTGGAAGATGTGTGGGATTACAGCTACAGCCGAGTTCCTTATTACGGCACTAACACGCCCATTGATGAATGCTACGAGTGCGGCTTTACCGGTGAATTCTCCTGTACCAGCAAGGGTTTCACCTGCCCGAAATGTGGTAATCATGAGCCCTCGAAAGTGTCAGTCACCCGTCGGGTATGTGGTTATTTAGGTAGCCCGGATGCACGGCCATTTAACGCCGGTAAACAAGAAGAAGTAAAACGGCGCGTAAAACATCTGGCTAATGGACAGTTGGGCTGA
- a CDS encoding LysR family transcriptional regulator — MSLPVDIHRLLPAFLSAAQSENFSVAARQLGVTPAAVSKNIRVLEEKLALRLFQRNTHSVVLTDEGKALLARVAPLWQALSHTLDTARNDEQHPSGTVRVSLIPGFGRQLLMPLIPDFMARYPLIDLDLSLEARVVNLVGEGFDVGIGTHIDPDSRLIARQFYPMQMVLAASPAYLARSGAPTYPQDLYQHQCLLHRNPSTGRIVKWRLQHNNEVQSLELSGRLVMSQPEVLMNAALADMGITYVAQWHAEPHFADGSLVPVLAQHWPVPVPLWLYYASANLPSRVRVWVDFLLEHFRPHNP, encoded by the coding sequence GTGTCACTGCCTGTTGATATTCACCGTTTATTGCCAGCATTCCTCAGCGCCGCCCAAAGCGAGAATTTTTCTGTGGCGGCTCGCCAATTGGGGGTAACCCCGGCCGCTGTCAGTAAAAACATCCGCGTGTTAGAAGAAAAGTTGGCGCTGCGCCTGTTTCAGCGCAATACCCATAGCGTGGTGTTGACGGATGAAGGCAAAGCCTTATTAGCGCGGGTAGCGCCCCTTTGGCAGGCGCTGTCGCATACTCTGGACACCGCACGTAATGATGAGCAGCATCCCAGCGGTACGGTTCGGGTCAGTTTAATCCCCGGTTTTGGCCGACAACTCTTAATGCCGCTGATTCCAGATTTTATGGCGCGCTATCCACTGATTGATTTGGATCTTTCTCTGGAGGCCAGAGTGGTTAATTTGGTCGGGGAAGGATTTGATGTTGGGATTGGCACACACATTGATCCCGATAGCCGTTTGATTGCTCGCCAGTTTTACCCGATGCAAATGGTGTTAGCTGCCAGCCCCGCTTATCTGGCACGTTCTGGCGCCCCCACCTATCCGCAAGATCTCTATCAACACCAGTGCTTGTTACATCGCAATCCATCAACTGGACGAATAGTGAAATGGCGACTGCAACATAATAATGAAGTGCAATCCCTCGAACTTTCAGGCCGTTTGGTCATGTCACAACCCGAAGTATTAATGAATGCCGCACTGGCTGATATGGGAATCACCTATGTGGCACAGTGGCATGCAGAACCTCATTTTGCAGACGGGAGTCTGGTTCCTGTGTTAGCTCAGCACTGGCCCGTGCCGGTTCCATTGTGGCTCTATTATGCTTCCGCCAATTTGCCGTCGCGGGTACGCGTTTGGGTCGATTTTTTACTAGAACATTTCCGCCCGCATAATCCCTAG
- a CDS encoding NAD(P)H-dependent oxidoreductase: MSRILVLTAHRKPDESRINHRLIEAIRPLPHVTVHELIREYPDFQIDVAREQELLEAHDLIVMMFPFYWYSSPAILSEWQDAVLTYGFAYGHHGDKLRGKPLQLVVSTGGNEQAYSPQGYNRYPALDLLLPFHAMANMTGMDFLPPFLVQGANAMEEDTLESYVRGVVALIKRF, from the coding sequence ATGTCCCGGATTTTAGTATTAACTGCCCATCGTAAACCGGATGAATCTCGTATCAATCATAGATTAATAGAGGCCATTCGACCATTACCCCATGTCACCGTGCATGAGCTTATTCGCGAATATCCTGACTTCCAAATTGATGTTGCGCGTGAACAAGAGTTGTTGGAAGCCCATGACCTGATTGTGATGATGTTTCCATTTTACTGGTATAGCTCACCGGCTATTTTAAGTGAGTGGCAAGATGCGGTTTTAACCTATGGCTTTGCTTATGGCCATCACGGCGACAAATTGCGGGGCAAGCCATTACAACTGGTGGTATCGACCGGTGGTAATGAGCAGGCCTATAGTCCACAGGGATATAATCGTTATCCGGCATTGGATTTGTTATTGCCATTCCACGCAATGGCAAATATGACTGGTATGGATTTCCTGCCGCCATTCTTGGTGCAAGGGGCCAATGCGATGGAGGAGGATACTCTGGAGAGTTATGTGCGCGGTGTGGTGGCGCTGATTAAGCGTTTTTAG
- a CDS encoding ABC transporter ATP-binding protein, producing MALIEVKNLQVSFAQKNQVKTAVESVSFAVEEGETFSLIGASGCGKSTVLRTLAGLQRDWQGEITLLGQPLQPGKRFVGQLRKDVQMVFQDPYASLHPQHNIQRTLGEPLKIHGEQNIQQRIDQALAQVGLPASAAQRYPHQFSGGQRQRIAIARALLLRPKLLLLDEPTSALDMSVQAEILNLLNHLKHEHGMTYLLVSHDSDVVAHMSERAAMMENGKIVREFSRRDLELAEHFMG from the coding sequence GTGGCACTGATTGAAGTCAAAAATCTACAGGTCAGTTTTGCCCAGAAAAATCAGGTAAAAACGGCGGTTGAGTCAGTCAGTTTTGCCGTTGAAGAGGGGGAAACTTTCAGCTTGATTGGTGCCTCTGGCTGTGGGAAATCCACAGTATTACGGACTCTGGCGGGTTTGCAGCGAGACTGGCAAGGTGAGATTACCTTGCTGGGCCAACCCTTACAGCCAGGAAAACGTTTTGTTGGCCAATTGCGTAAAGATGTACAAATGGTATTCCAAGATCCTTATGCTTCACTTCATCCGCAGCATAATATTCAGCGCACACTGGGCGAGCCGCTAAAGATTCACGGCGAGCAAAATATTCAGCAGCGGATTGATCAGGCTTTAGCGCAAGTGGGTTTACCGGCTTCTGCGGCACAGCGCTATCCTCATCAATTCTCCGGCGGTCAGCGCCAGCGCATTGCTATTGCCCGCGCCCTGTTATTACGGCCAAAACTGTTGCTACTGGATGAACCGACGTCAGCATTAGATATGTCGGTACAGGCGGAAATTCTCAATTTGCTCAACCACTTGAAACACGAACACGGCATGACATATTTATTGGTCAGTCACGACAGTGATGTGGTGGCACACATGTCCGAGCGCGCAGCAATGATGGAAAACGGCAAGATTGTGAGAGAGTTCTCGCGGCGAGATTTGGAACTTGCCGAGCATTTTATGGGGTGA